One region of Niallia sp. Man26 genomic DNA includes:
- a CDS encoding ATP-dependent RecD-like DNA helicase, whose protein sequence is MEEQNSLDLFEEQGKYVKGRHLVTIFHNEDNLYTVLRIRVDETNDSYEDKEAVVTGYLPKMHENDTYTFFGEFKDHPRFGLQFQVSSFRKEMPQTKQGVITYLSSELFKGIGQKTAENIVDTLGENAISKILNEPSLLDTVPKLPPDKAKLLYDTLMQNQGLEQAMISLNQYGFGPQLSMKIYQTYKENTLEVIQSNPYKLVEDVEGIGFGKADDLGFQIGLIGSHPDRIKAGCLYVLELGSSQEGHVYLEAEYVLNRVKDLLEENKQEQVDFSAIADQIVLLQEEKKIIVEDKKIFLPSLYYSEKGLVRHIKRVMEQQEYEDQFPESEFLLALGNLEDRLGVQYAPSQREAIQTALMAPMLMLTGGPGTGKTTVIKGIVELYGELHGCSLDPKDYKKEEPFPFILAAPTGRAAKRMTESTGLPAVTIHRLLGWNGSGGFDKDEENPLEGKIIIVDETSMVDIWLAFQLFKALPANIQVILVGDEDQLPSVGPGQVLKDLLASSCIPTVRLSDIYRQSEGSSIIELAHEIKDGRLPSNLTQQQTDRSFIKCASGQIAQAIEKVVLNAKKKGYAPMDIQVLAPMYRGPAGIDRLNVILQEILNPNPDGTRKELKFGDVKYRIGDKVLQLVNQPENNVYNGDMGEIVSIFYAKENTEKQDMVIVSFDGIEATYTRQDLNQITHAYCCSVHKSQGSEFPIVIMPIVKSYYRMLRRNLIYTGITRSKQFLILLGEVDAMEIGVGRNDELNRQTSLQEKLKEVFSQSDADIEAAEEDVSLFYSDRIMEIDPLIGMENVTPYDFMPAQES, encoded by the coding sequence TTGGAAGAGCAAAATTCACTGGATCTTTTCGAGGAGCAGGGTAAGTATGTGAAGGGGCGCCATCTTGTCACGATATTTCACAACGAAGATAATCTTTATACCGTGCTCAGGATAAGGGTAGATGAAACGAATGACAGCTATGAAGATAAGGAAGCCGTTGTCACAGGATATTTGCCGAAGATGCATGAAAATGATACATATACATTCTTTGGTGAATTTAAAGACCATCCCCGCTTTGGACTCCAATTCCAGGTCTCCTCTTTCCGAAAAGAGATGCCGCAGACAAAACAAGGGGTTATCACCTATCTGTCTAGTGAGCTATTTAAAGGAATCGGCCAGAAAACAGCAGAGAACATCGTGGACACTTTAGGGGAAAATGCCATCTCTAAAATTTTGAATGAACCATCTTTGCTTGATACTGTTCCCAAACTTCCTCCAGACAAGGCGAAGCTTCTTTATGATACGCTCATGCAGAATCAAGGGCTGGAGCAGGCGATGATATCGTTGAATCAGTATGGTTTCGGGCCGCAGCTATCCATGAAAATTTACCAGACTTATAAGGAAAACACATTGGAGGTTATCCAGTCCAACCCTTATAAGCTTGTAGAGGATGTAGAAGGAATCGGTTTTGGTAAAGCAGATGACTTAGGCTTTCAGATTGGCCTGATTGGCAGCCATCCTGACAGAATTAAAGCAGGCTGCCTCTATGTGCTCGAGCTTGGCAGCAGCCAGGAGGGACATGTCTACCTGGAAGCAGAATATGTGCTGAACAGAGTAAAGGATCTTCTCGAGGAAAATAAACAGGAGCAAGTAGACTTTTCAGCTATTGCAGACCAGATTGTCTTGCTTCAGGAAGAAAAGAAAATCATCGTCGAAGATAAGAAGATTTTCCTGCCTTCCCTTTATTACTCAGAAAAAGGCCTTGTCCGGCATATTAAAAGAGTGATGGAACAGCAGGAATACGAAGATCAGTTTCCAGAATCGGAATTTTTGCTTGCACTCGGAAATTTGGAAGACAGGCTTGGAGTTCAATATGCACCATCACAAAGGGAAGCCATCCAAACAGCACTGATGGCGCCGATGCTTATGCTGACAGGCGGACCGGGGACAGGAAAAACCACGGTTATAAAAGGGATTGTAGAGCTTTATGGTGAACTGCATGGCTGCAGCCTTGATCCGAAGGATTACAAAAAGGAAGAACCTTTTCCTTTTATTTTAGCGGCTCCCACAGGAAGAGCGGCTAAAAGGATGACAGAATCGACTGGTTTACCTGCTGTCACCATTCATCGTCTGTTAGGCTGGAACGGAAGCGGCGGTTTTGACAAGGACGAGGAGAATCCTCTTGAAGGAAAAATCATTATTGTTGATGAAACCTCCATGGTTGATATTTGGCTAGCTTTTCAGCTGTTTAAAGCATTGCCAGCCAATATTCAAGTCATTCTTGTCGGAGATGAAGACCAGCTTCCGTCTGTTGGACCAGGCCAGGTGCTGAAGGATTTGCTGGCATCAAGCTGCATTCCGACAGTCCGGCTTTCTGATATTTACAGGCAGAGTGAAGGTTCTTCTATCATTGAACTTGCTCATGAGATAAAGGACGGCAGATTGCCAAGTAATTTAACTCAGCAGCAAACAGACAGGTCCTTCATTAAATGTGCCTCTGGACAAATAGCACAGGCTATTGAGAAGGTTGTCCTCAACGCGAAGAAAAAGGGCTATGCGCCAATGGATATTCAAGTTCTGGCACCGATGTACAGAGGCCCTGCAGGAATAGACCGGCTCAATGTCATTCTCCAGGAAATATTGAACCCAAATCCAGATGGAACACGTAAGGAATTGAAGTTCGGCGATGTTAAATACCGAATTGGCGATAAGGTGCTGCAACTCGTTAATCAGCCAGAAAACAATGTCTATAATGGAGATATGGGAGAAATTGTATCCATCTTTTATGCAAAGGAAAATACAGAAAAACAAGACATGGTTATTGTCTCCTTCGATGGAATTGAAGCAACTTATACTAGGCAGGATTTAAATCAAATTACCCATGCTTATTGCTGTTCTGTTCATAAGTCCCAAGGTAGTGAATTTCCAATTGTTATTATGCCGATTGTAAAAAGCTACTATAGGATGCTGCGGAGAAACTTAATATATACCGGCATTACAAGAAGTAAACAATTTTTAATATTGCTTGGCGAAGTGGATGCGATGGAAATAGGGGTAGGCCGAAATGATGAGCTGAACCGCCAAACTTCCCTGCAGGAAAAGCTGAAAGAAGTCTTTTCGCAAAGTGATGCAGATATCGAGGCAGCAGAAGAAGATGTTTCCTTGTTTTACAGTGATCGGATAATGGAAATTGATCCGCTTATCGGAATGGAGAATGTTACTCCATATGATTTTATGCCAGCTCAAGAAAGCTGA
- the alaS gene encoding alanine--tRNA ligase, protein MKVLTGAEIRRKFLDFFQEKGHSVEPSASLVPHEDPSLLWINSGVATLKKYFDGRVIPENPRITNAQKSIRTNDIENVGKTARHQTFFEMLGNFSIGDYFKEEAIDWAWEFLTDDKWIGFDKEKLSVTVHPEDEEAYALWRDKIGIPESRIIRLEGNFWDIGEGPSGPNTEIFYDRGPEYGNDLNDPELYPGGENDRYLEVWNLVFSEFNHNPDGTYTPLPKKNIDTGMGLERMASVVQNVPTNFDTDLFTPIIAATAQIADVKYGADKETDEAFKVIADHIRTVAFAVGDGALPSNEGRGYVLRRLLRRAVRYAKKINIHRPFMFELVPVVGEIMFDYYPTVKEKADFIQKVMKSEEERFHETLNEGLSILGEVMEKAKKSNSLVISGEDVFRLYDTYGFPVELTEEYAEEQGMKIDHEGFEKEMESQRDRARKARQEVGSMQVQSSVLGEIKVESEFVGYQSLTASAVVSALLVDGEVVEKAEEGQEIQFILDKTPFYAESGGQIADAGTISSEAVTILVQDVQKAPNGQNLHRGIVQSGVITVNDEVEAAVDRSNRSKIVKNHTATHLLHQALKDVLGTHVNQAGSLVQTDRLRFDFSHFGQITAEELEKIEKIVNEKIWESIAVQIDYKDIEEAKAMGAMALFGEKYGKVVRVVQVGDYSLELCGGCHVDNTSTIGLFKIISEAGIGAGTRRIEAVTGQAAYQQLTDQLNILKDAASKLKTNPKDVGTRIETIQAELKQLQRENESLAAKLSNIEAGNLVDQVKDVNGVNVLTASIKGVDMNNLRTMADDLKQKLDSGIIVLGSVNEDKVNLIAAVTKDLMDKGYHAGKIIKEVATRCGGGGGGRPDMAQAGGKDPQKLQEALNYVEEYIKSI, encoded by the coding sequence ATGAAAGTATTAACAGGGGCAGAAATTAGAAGAAAGTTCCTTGATTTTTTCCAAGAAAAAGGGCATAGTGTGGAACCTAGTGCATCATTAGTTCCTCATGAAGATCCTTCTTTGCTTTGGATCAACAGCGGTGTTGCAACATTGAAAAAATATTTCGATGGCCGTGTAATCCCGGAAAATCCGCGAATTACAAATGCACAAAAATCAATTCGCACAAATGATATTGAGAATGTCGGAAAAACCGCAAGGCACCAAACATTCTTTGAAATGCTTGGAAACTTCTCAATTGGAGATTATTTCAAAGAGGAAGCAATTGATTGGGCTTGGGAGTTTTTAACAGACGACAAGTGGATTGGTTTTGACAAAGAGAAACTATCTGTCACAGTGCATCCTGAGGATGAAGAAGCATATGCGTTATGGCGCGACAAAATAGGGATTCCTGAAAGCCGCATTATTCGTTTAGAAGGAAACTTTTGGGATATCGGGGAAGGTCCAAGTGGGCCGAATACAGAGATTTTCTATGATCGTGGTCCAGAATACGGAAATGATTTAAATGACCCAGAACTATATCCAGGCGGCGAAAATGACCGTTATTTAGAAGTATGGAATCTTGTTTTCTCTGAATTTAACCATAATCCAGATGGAACATACACACCACTTCCAAAGAAAAATATTGATACAGGGATGGGACTTGAGCGCATGGCTTCTGTTGTGCAAAATGTTCCAACCAATTTTGATACAGATCTTTTTACACCAATTATTGCGGCAACAGCACAAATTGCTGATGTGAAATATGGTGCAGATAAGGAAACAGATGAAGCATTTAAGGTAATTGCTGACCATATTCGTACAGTTGCATTCGCAGTAGGTGACGGAGCATTGCCTTCTAATGAGGGCAGAGGATATGTTTTAAGAAGATTGCTGCGCAGAGCTGTCCGCTATGCGAAAAAGATCAATATCCACCGCCCGTTCATGTTTGAGCTAGTACCTGTTGTTGGTGAAATCATGTTTGATTACTATCCGACAGTGAAAGAGAAAGCCGACTTTATTCAAAAAGTAATGAAGAGCGAAGAAGAGCGCTTCCATGAGACATTGAATGAAGGTCTCTCCATTCTTGGGGAAGTAATGGAAAAGGCGAAGAAGTCTAACAGCTTGGTTATTTCAGGTGAAGATGTATTCCGTCTTTATGACACATATGGTTTCCCTGTAGAATTGACAGAGGAATATGCAGAAGAGCAAGGCATGAAAATTGACCATGAAGGCTTTGAGAAAGAAATGGAAAGCCAGCGTGACCGAGCTCGTAAGGCACGTCAAGAAGTGGGAAGCATGCAAGTTCAATCGAGTGTTCTTGGGGAAATCAAAGTGGAAAGTGAATTCGTTGGCTATCAATCTCTAACTGCTTCTGCTGTTGTATCTGCTTTGCTAGTAGATGGAGAGGTAGTAGAGAAAGCAGAAGAAGGCCAAGAAATCCAGTTCATTTTGGATAAGACACCATTCTATGCGGAAAGCGGCGGACAAATTGCAGACGCTGGAACCATTTCATCAGAAGCTGTTACTATTTTGGTCCAAGATGTTCAAAAAGCACCAAACGGACAAAACCTGCACCGAGGCATCGTGCAATCAGGTGTTATAACAGTTAATGACGAAGTGGAAGCTGCTGTTGACAGAAGCAACCGTTCAAAAATCGTTAAAAACCATACGGCAACACATTTGCTTCATCAAGCATTAAAGGATGTGCTTGGAACGCATGTTAACCAAGCAGGTTCTCTAGTACAAACAGACCGTTTGCGTTTTGACTTCTCTCATTTCGGGCAAATTACAGCAGAAGAGCTTGAAAAAATTGAAAAAATCGTTAATGAAAAAATTTGGGAAAGTATTGCTGTTCAAATTGATTATAAAGATATCGAGGAAGCAAAAGCGATGGGAGCAATGGCTTTATTCGGCGAAAAATACGGAAAAGTTGTTCGTGTTGTTCAAGTTGGCGATTACAGCCTTGAGCTATGCGGTGGGTGTCATGTTGATAACACATCCACAATCGGTTTGTTCAAAATAATTTCAGAAGCTGGTATTGGTGCAGGTACAAGAAGGATCGAAGCTGTAACAGGACAAGCTGCTTACCAGCAGTTGACAGATCAGCTTAACATCTTGAAGGATGCAGCAAGCAAGCTGAAAACAAACCCGAAAGATGTCGGCACTAGAATTGAGACAATTCAAGCAGAGCTGAAACAGCTTCAGCGTGAAAACGAGTCGCTTGCAGCAAAACTAAGCAACATTGAAGCAGGCAACCTAGTTGACCAAGTAAAAGACGTTAATGGAGTTAATGTTCTTACAGCAAGCATTAAAGGTGTGGACATGAACAACTTGCGCACAATGGCTGATGACTTGAAGCAAAAGCTTGATTCTGGAATCATTGTTCTTGGCAGCGTAAATGAAGATAAAGTAAACTTAATTGCTGCTGTTACGAAAGACTTGATGGACAAAGGTTACCATGCTGGTAAGATCATCAAAGAAGTGGCAACACGCTGCGGCGGTGGCGGCGGAGGACGTCCGGACATGGCTCAAGCTGGCGGAAAAGACCCTCAAAAATTGCAAGAAGCGCTAAACTATGTTGAGGAATATATCAAATCCATTTGA
- a CDS encoding AI-2E family transporter gives MEIRVKWYYRLAFTLLLFIVVFIFFKLSPIWTPILQLLMKVIFPFVLGAFITYLLHPIVEKIHEMGLHRGLAVAFIYILFFGGVGYGLYKCIPIFIEQMRELTENAPELANQYRSWIDYIQERTRAWPDNLQTKVDKGIESFEVKLDGLLTKLIKGIMGFVNSFVIMMLIPFISFYMLKDIEAVKRAALLLTPNKWRESSVLFLKDVNQSLGSYIRGQLLVCFIIGSLSSISFYFFDLKYPLVLGIIIGITNVIPYFGPIIGAIPAVIIASTMSVKMLIIVVIIIVVLQFLEGNILSPFIVGKSLHMHPLFIMFALLLGGEVGGIVGMVVAVPVLSILKVAIMHLHVHFGKTTNP, from the coding sequence ATGGAAATAAGAGTAAAGTGGTATTATCGCTTAGCATTTACACTATTGCTGTTTATTGTAGTTTTTATCTTTTTTAAATTATCTCCAATTTGGACTCCAATCTTGCAGCTGTTGATGAAGGTGATATTTCCTTTCGTCCTTGGTGCATTTATTACCTATTTGCTTCATCCGATTGTTGAAAAAATCCACGAAATGGGACTGCATCGCGGCCTTGCTGTGGCATTTATATATATCCTCTTTTTTGGAGGAGTCGGCTATGGACTTTATAAGTGCATTCCGATTTTCATTGAGCAGATGAGAGAGCTGACAGAAAATGCGCCAGAGCTTGCAAACCAGTACAGAAGCTGGATTGACTATATACAAGAGCGAACAAGGGCATGGCCTGATAATTTGCAGACGAAGGTTGATAAAGGGATTGAATCTTTTGAAGTTAAGCTGGATGGATTGCTGACAAAGCTTATTAAAGGTATCATGGGTTTTGTTAATTCATTCGTAATTATGATGTTAATACCGTTTATTTCTTTTTACATGTTAAAGGATATTGAAGCAGTAAAAAGAGCGGCCTTGCTTTTAACTCCTAACAAATGGCGTGAAAGCAGTGTTTTATTTTTGAAGGATGTAAATCAGTCTTTGGGCAGCTATATAAGAGGACAGCTGCTAGTTTGTTTTATCATTGGCAGTCTATCATCGATTTCCTTTTATTTTTTTGATTTAAAGTACCCGCTAGTATTAGGAATAATCATTGGAATTACCAATGTTATTCCTTACTTCGGACCCATTATAGGGGCAATTCCAGCCGTTATAATTGCAAGTACAATGTCTGTTAAGATGCTGATCATTGTTGTTATCATCATTGTAGTGCTGCAGTTTTTGGAAGGTAACATCCTTTCGCCCTTTATTGTTGGGAAAAGCTTGCATATGCATCCTCTATTTATTATGTTTGCCCTGCTCCTTGGTGGAGAGGTAGGCGGTATTGTCGGAATGGTAGTAGCAGTTCCTGTCCTTTCTATTTTGAAAGTAGCAATCATGCATTTGCACGTTCATTTTGGAAAAACCACTAATCCTTAG
- a CDS encoding tetratricopeptide repeat protein, translating into METNQLGIKYMQEGKFEEAAKVFMEEIEKNPANAVSYVNFGNVLSALGDLSRAVSFYEKAIEIDPDMAAAYYSAGTVYFEQEELESAKAMFETALEKGLESSDNYFMLGMTYIGLEKSILAIPFLQRAVELNSEDAEALFQLGLCLAQGEYIDEAMEKFTSCIELDPEHADAYYNLGVAYGFKEQEEKALEMFNKALEIQPDHQLAQMGKQILGG; encoded by the coding sequence GTGGAGACAAATCAATTAGGAATTAAATATATGCAAGAAGGCAAATTTGAAGAAGCAGCAAAAGTGTTTATGGAAGAAATTGAAAAGAACCCTGCTAACGCAGTATCATATGTTAACTTTGGAAATGTGCTGTCAGCGTTGGGTGATTTAAGCAGAGCTGTTTCCTTCTATGAAAAAGCGATAGAAATTGATCCAGATATGGCCGCAGCTTACTATAGTGCAGGAACAGTCTATTTTGAACAGGAGGAGCTTGAGTCTGCTAAAGCGATGTTCGAGACAGCACTTGAGAAAGGACTCGAATCGAGTGACAACTATTTCATGCTGGGCATGACATATATTGGGTTGGAAAAATCGATTCTTGCTATTCCCTTTCTGCAGCGTGCCGTTGAGCTGAACAGTGAGGATGCAGAAGCATTGTTCCAGCTTGGTTTATGCCTTGCGCAAGGGGAATATATTGATGAAGCAATGGAGAAATTTACAAGCTGCATTGAGTTAGACCCAGAGCATGCAGATGCTTATTATAATCTTGGTGTTGCATATGGATTTAAGGAACAGGAAGAAAAAGCGCTTGAGATGTTTAACAAAGCATTGGAAATTCAGCCTGATCATCAGCTGGCTCAAATGGGAAAACAAATTCTCGGAGGCTGA
- a CDS encoding cysteine desulfurase family protein — MEHIYVDHAATSPMHPKVIERMHEVMQSIYGNPSSIHTFGRQARKIIDNARASLASSIGAQESEIIITSGGTEADNHAIFGVAESYQHLGKHIITTEIEHHAVLHACEELAKKGFDVTYLPVNEFGVIDLDVLKKELRDDTILVTIMYGNNEVGAIQPIAEIGEVLKDHQALFHTDAVQAYGMEEIDVKKQHINLLSVSSHKINGPKGIGFLYIENGIQLSPRLFGGEQERKRRAGTENVPAVAGFQLAAEIAISERQEKKQKYESFKKTLVQTLEENKIEFVQNGLVENMLPHVLNLSFPGTNVEALLVNLDLAGIAASSGSACTAGSIDPSHVLVSMFGENSERTKNSIRFSFGLYNTEEQIKKVGSELSKIVQRLTGNKLI; from the coding sequence TTGGAACATATATATGTGGATCATGCGGCAACGTCGCCGATGCATCCTAAGGTTATCGAAAGAATGCATGAAGTGATGCAATCGATTTATGGAAATCCTTCAAGCATTCACACATTTGGAAGACAGGCCCGAAAGATTATTGATAATGCCAGAGCCAGCCTTGCATCAAGCATAGGAGCGCAAGAGTCGGAAATCATTATCACAAGCGGCGGGACAGAAGCGGATAACCACGCAATATTTGGAGTGGCTGAAAGCTATCAACATCTTGGGAAACATATCATAACAACAGAAATTGAACATCACGCAGTTTTGCATGCATGTGAGGAGCTGGCGAAAAAAGGTTTTGATGTTACCTATCTTCCTGTTAATGAATTTGGTGTGATTGATCTTGATGTGTTGAAAAAGGAATTGCGAGACGATACTATACTTGTGACAATTATGTATGGAAACAATGAAGTTGGCGCAATCCAGCCTATTGCTGAAATAGGAGAAGTCCTAAAAGACCATCAGGCCCTTTTCCATACAGATGCTGTCCAAGCCTACGGTATGGAGGAAATTGATGTGAAGAAGCAGCATATCAATCTTCTGTCCGTTTCTTCTCATAAAATCAATGGCCCTAAAGGAATTGGTTTCCTTTATATTGAAAATGGCATTCAGCTTTCACCACGCTTATTTGGCGGTGAACAGGAAAGAAAGCGCAGAGCTGGTACGGAAAATGTTCCAGCAGTAGCAGGCTTTCAACTGGCCGCAGAAATCGCCATTTCTGAGAGACAGGAAAAAAAGCAAAAGTATGAAAGCTTTAAAAAAACGCTTGTTCAAACATTGGAAGAAAATAAAATTGAGTTTGTGCAAAACGGATTAGTTGAAAATATGCTGCCACATGTTTTAAACTTAAGCTTTCCTGGAACAAATGTAGAGGCACTGCTCGTAAATCTAGATTTGGCAGGCATTGCTGCTTCAAGCGGTTCTGCTTGTACAGCAGGCTCTATCGATCCTTCCCATGTACTCGTAAGCATGTTTGGCGAGAACTCAGAAAGGACGAAGAACTCTATTCGATTTAGCTTCGGGTTATACAATACAGAAGAACAGATCAAAAAGGTCGGATCTGAGCTGTCTAAAATCGTGCAAAGATTAACAGGCAATAAGCTTATCTGA
- the mnmA gene encoding tRNA 2-thiouridine(34) synthase MnmA, whose product MEKAPKDTRVVVGMSGGVDSSVAALLLKEQGYDVIGIFMKNWDDTDEFGVCTATEDYEDVIRVCNQLGIPYYAVNFEKQYWDKVFTYFLDEYKAGRTPNPDVMCNKEIKFKAFLEHAMSLGADYLATGHYAQVVREDGKVRMLRGKDENKDQTYFLNQLTEEQLSKVMFPIGGMEKSKVRELAAKANLATATKKDSTGICFIGERNFKEFLSGYLPAQKGNMETFDGKVVGKHDGLMYYTIGQRHGLGIGGSGDPWFVIGKDLQRNVLYVGQGFHHDMLYSDSIIADNVSWVSNDSTPKTFECTAKFRYRQPDNKVTVELLDDSKVKVTFHEPIRAVTPGQAVVFYQGEECLGGGTIDKVYRNNEQLTYVG is encoded by the coding sequence ATGGAAAAAGCACCAAAAGATACACGCGTAGTTGTCGGCATGTCAGGTGGAGTCGATTCCTCTGTTGCTGCACTGCTTTTAAAAGAGCAAGGCTATGACGTTATCGGCATATTTATGAAAAACTGGGATGATACAGACGAATTCGGCGTCTGCACAGCAACAGAGGACTATGAGGATGTTATCCGTGTCTGCAATCAACTGGGTATCCCTTATTATGCGGTCAATTTTGAAAAGCAATATTGGGATAAAGTATTCACTTACTTCCTTGATGAATATAAGGCAGGAAGAACGCCAAACCCTGACGTTATGTGCAACAAAGAAATCAAGTTCAAGGCGTTTTTAGAGCATGCAATGAGTCTTGGCGCAGATTATTTGGCTACAGGGCATTATGCGCAAGTTGTCAGAGAAGATGGCAAAGTCCGCATGCTGCGCGGCAAGGACGAAAATAAAGATCAAACGTATTTCCTTAACCAATTGACAGAAGAGCAGTTAAGCAAGGTTATGTTCCCAATTGGCGGGATGGAAAAATCAAAGGTGCGGGAGCTGGCTGCTAAAGCGAACTTAGCGACGGCAACGAAAAAGGACAGCACAGGTATCTGCTTTATCGGCGAACGGAACTTTAAGGAGTTCTTGAGCGGTTACTTGCCTGCACAAAAAGGAAATATGGAAACATTCGATGGCAAGGTTGTTGGTAAACACGATGGTTTAATGTACTATACAATCGGGCAAAGACACGGTCTTGGCATCGGCGGAAGCGGTGATCCTTGGTTCGTTATCGGCAAAGACTTGCAAAGAAATGTGCTGTATGTAGGTCAAGGGTTCCATCATGATATGCTTTACTCTGACAGCATTATTGCTGATAATGTGAGCTGGGTTTCTAATGATTCAACTCCAAAAACATTCGAATGTACAGCTAAATTCCGCTATCGTCAACCAGATAATAAAGTGACAGTGGAACTGCTCGATGATTCGAAAGTGAAAGTAACTTTCCATGAACCAATTCGTGCAGTTACGCCAGGACAAGCAGTTGTCTTCTATCAAGGAGAAGAATGCCTTGGCGGCGGAACAATAGATAAAGTGTACCGCAACAACGAGCAATTAACATATGTAGGCTGA
- a CDS encoding YitT family protein produces the protein MEATLKMRQLTWRTVIFIVGLLIMSFGIVLLIEADLGSAPWDVLNIGLYYQLGLTIGSWTIIVGFFVLFVSAILSKSIPQIGAFLNMLLVGIFIDLFLMMPFIKTPPTLLGREVMFLFGLVIMAYGMGFYISANLGAGPRDSLMLVLSQKLGLSISKTRFIMEAAVLFSGWLMGGPVFWGTVAYAVIIGKIAGFSIPQCRKWTELLLANVKKSHHRHKKIANNRSAGL, from the coding sequence ATGGAAGCCACATTGAAGATGAGACAGCTTACATGGCGAACGGTAATATTCATTGTCGGCCTGCTTATCATGTCATTTGGAATTGTTCTTTTGATAGAAGCAGACTTAGGTTCTGCTCCGTGGGATGTACTGAATATCGGCTTGTACTACCAACTTGGTTTGACAATTGGGAGCTGGACGATCATTGTCGGCTTTTTTGTCCTTTTTGTAAGTGCAATCCTTTCCAAGTCAATCCCGCAGATCGGTGCATTTCTCAATATGCTGTTAGTAGGTATTTTTATTGATTTATTTTTAATGATGCCATTTATTAAGACACCTCCCACATTACTTGGCAGGGAAGTAATGTTTTTATTTGGTCTTGTTATCATGGCTTATGGAATGGGCTTTTATATCTCTGCGAACCTGGGAGCGGGGCCAAGAGACAGTTTGATGCTTGTATTATCACAAAAGCTTGGCTTAAGTATTTCTAAAACCAGGTTTATCATGGAGGCGGCTGTTCTGTTTTCAGGCTGGCTTATGGGCGGACCTGTATTTTGGGGAACGGTCGCATATGCGGTTATCATCGGTAAAATCGCTGGTTTCAGTATTCCGCAATGCCGGAAATGGACGGAATTGCTGCTGGCAAATGTGAAAAAATCACATCATCGACATAAAAAAATAGCTAATAATAGGAGTGCTGGTTTATGA
- a CDS encoding Rrf2 family transcriptional regulator gives MKISTKGRYGLTIMMELAKKHGDGPISLKSIAQTNDLSEHYLEQLVAPLRNAGFVRSIRGAYGGYVLGDDPKNITAGDIIRTLEGPISPVEGIENEEPAKKALWMKIRDAVKEVLDSTTIEDLANHKEENDTDSYMFYI, from the coding sequence ATGAAAATCTCAACAAAAGGCCGCTACGGCTTAACAATTATGATGGAATTAGCAAAAAAACATGGAGACGGTCCGATTTCCCTTAAGTCAATTGCACAGACAAATGACTTGTCAGAGCATTATTTAGAGCAGCTTGTAGCACCGCTCCGCAACGCAGGATTTGTCCGAAGCATCAGAGGAGCATACGGCGGCTATGTTCTTGGTGACGACCCGAAAAACATCACTGCAGGTGATATCATCCGCACTTTAGAAGGACCAATCAGTCCTGTTGAGGGGATTGAAAACGAGGAGCCTGCTAAAAAAGCTCTATGGATGAAAATCCGTGATGCAGTTAAAGAAGTGCTTGATTCCACAACAATTGAGGACTTGGCGAACCATAAAGAGGAAAATGATACAGATTCATACATGTTCTATATTTAA